One Candidatus Moraniibacteriota bacterium DNA window includes the following coding sequences:
- a CDS encoding 3D domain-containing protein, whose amino-acid sequence MELISIIATLPIAGGLTFGTPTIVEEPINTNTKIEFVVEKNIQLNNGFVESKNNIPYNSESYKPVKGEEEIKREEKLSKWEEKQAHLKSNLPKEKFTGNFSAYTAAADECGKSDGITASGLKVKGKRTLACPPQYPFGTKVKIEGYGTYVCEDRGGAIKSNHFDIYMETKSQAFAFGRRHLEAEVVD is encoded by the coding sequence ATGGAACTTATTAGTATAATCGCCACTCTGCCGATTGCTGGCGGGCTGACTTTCGGAACGCCAACCATAGTAGAGGAACCAATCAATACTAATACAAAAATAGAATTTGTGGTTGAGAAAAATATACAACTTAATAACGGTTTTGTTGAAAGCAAAAATAATATTCCATATAACTCCGAGAGCTATAAACCAGTGAAAGGCGAAGAAGAAATTAAAAGAGAAGAAAAACTTTCCAAGTGGGAAGAAAAGCAAGCTCATCTGAAAAGCAATCTTCCTAAAGAAAAATTTACTGGAAACTTCTCGGCTTATACTGCCGCCGCTGACGAGTGTGGAAAATCGGACGGGATTACCGCGAGCGGCCTTAAGGTTAAAGGAAAAAGAACCCTTGCCTGTCCTCCGCAGTATCCTTTCGGAACAAAAGTTAAAATTGAAGGATACGGAACTTATGTCTGCGAAGATCGCGGGGGAGCGATCAAGAGTAACCATTTTGACATTTATATGGAAACTAAATCTCAAGCTTTCGCTTTTGGAAGAAGGCATCTCGAAGCGGAAGTGGTGGATTAA
- a CDS encoding uracil-DNA glycosylase, whose protein sequence is MTKRKQEQLNELNDRMMKCNQCILRETCRVVVPGEGNAEAEIMFIGEGPGQREDELGRPFVGAAGKFLDELLETIDIKREDTYIANIIKCRPPGNRDPLPEEVEACWSWLVEQIKIIDPKLIVLLGKHAMERFLPNQKISQIHGKALRRNIPEIGTWVFYALYHPAAALYNGGMRSVLIEDFKKIPKVLEMAKKPEENPAVENMKIEPEEDKQERLF, encoded by the coding sequence ATGACAAAAAGGAAACAAGAACAACTAAACGAACTCAATGACCGCATGATGAAATGCAACCAGTGTATTTTACGTGAAACCTGCCGGGTGGTTGTTCCCGGCGAGGGAAACGCTGAAGCCGAAATTATGTTTATCGGTGAAGGACCAGGACAAAGGGAAGATGAGTTGGGAAGACCATTTGTCGGAGCAGCCGGCAAATTTCTGGATGAACTATTAGAGACAATAGATATAAAAAGGGAGGATACTTATATTGCTAATATAATCAAGTGTCGCCCGCCGGGAAACCGCGATCCCCTTCCGGAAGAAGTGGAGGCCTGCTGGTCGTGGCTTGTGGAACAAATTAAAATAATTGATCCGAAATTAATTGTGCTTCTAGGAAAACACGCGATGGAAAGATTCTTGCCCAATCAAAAAATTTCCCAGATTCACGGAAAAGCGCTACGAAGAAATATCCCTGAGATTGGCACATGGGTCTTTTATGCCCTCTACCACCCCGCCGCTGCGCTCTATAACGGCGGAATGCGAAGCGTGTTAATCGAGGACTTCAAAAAAATTCCTAAAGTTCTGGAAATGGCAAAGAAACCGGAAGAAAATCCGGCGGTTGAAAATATGAAAATAGAGCCAGAAGAAGATAAGCAGGAAAGATTGTTTTAA
- a CDS encoding YfcE family phosphodiesterase → MKIAIISDIHNNITNLEKVLNYCRDNNIKKIICCGDLASMETLDFLNDNFSGEIYYCFGNMDDGQLKNYDFDKKYKNTWIFKDYGEIEIENNPIKPGGHGARKIAFTHYTETAKELCQTGKYDFVFYGHTHKPWEEIINNCKMLNPGNVAGEIYPPTFAVWNTDNDKFELIRIHDLN, encoded by the coding sequence ATGAAAATTGCCATTATTTCCGACATTCACAACAACATAACTAACCTTGAAAAAGTTTTGAATTATTGCAGGGATAACAATATTAAAAAAATAATCTGCTGCGGGGATTTGGCTTCAATGGAAACGCTAGATTTTTTGAATGATAATTTTTCGGGAGAAATTTATTATTGCTTCGGGAATATGGATGATGGGCAGCTTAAAAATTATGACTTCGACAAGAAGTATAAAAATACCTGGATTTTTAAAGATTATGGCGAAATAGAAATTGAAAATAACCCCATAAAACCAGGCGGTCACGGGGCAAGAAAAATTGCTTTTACTCATTACACCGAAACTGCCAAAGAGCTTTGCCAAACTGGCAAGTATGATTTTGTTTTTTACGGACATACTCACAAACCGTGGGAAGAAATTATAAACAATTGCAAAATGCTCAATCCTGGAAACGTGGCTGGAGAAATATACCCACCGACGTTTGCAGTGTGGAATACTGACAATGATAAATTTGAATTAATTCGCATTCACGATCTAAATTAG
- a CDS encoding deoxyribonuclease IV, translating into MNIGAHVSVAGGIQNAPKNGHNLGCEVIQIFTRPPQGGKAPILTNEICEQFKIQKLKFKIKEVYIHTPYYINLASLNNRIRYGSVKTIRDELERGNMLGAKFVMTHIGTAKELGQKEAIKKTIEMLKKSLEGYDGNTKLLLENSAGAGEIIGDNLQELAEIIKGVNSVTIAGICLDTQHSFASGYDWTDFENTLKRIDKELGMKNIKLIHANDSQSDCGSQKDRHEHIGKGKIGLEAFKNIVSFAKKNSMDMLCETEWPGVEEDIKILKTLRDK; encoded by the coding sequence ATGAACATTGGCGCTCATGTTTCAGTAGCAGGAGGAATCCAAAACGCACCAAAAAACGGGCATAATTTGGGTTGCGAAGTTATTCAGATTTTTACTCGCCCGCCACAGGGAGGAAAAGCGCCAATACTCACAAATGAAATTTGTGAACAATTTAAAATTCAAAAATTAAAATTCAAAATTAAGGAAGTTTATATACATACTCCTTATTACATTAACTTAGCTTCACTCAATAATCGCATCCGTTATGGTTCCGTTAAAACTATTCGCGACGAATTGGAAAGAGGAAATATGCTGGGCGCTAAATTCGTAATGACTCATATTGGCACCGCCAAAGAGCTAGGACAAAAAGAAGCAATCAAAAAAACTATTGAGATGTTAAAGAAATCTTTGGAAGGTTATGACGGAAATACAAAATTACTTTTAGAAAACAGCGCTGGAGCAGGAGAAATTATCGGAGATAATTTACAAGAACTGGCAGAAATTATTAAGGGCGTAAATAGTGTTACTATCGCAGGTATATGCTTGGATACTCAACACTCCTTTGCATCAGGATATGATTGGACTGATTTTGAAAACACTCTCAAAAGAATAGACAAAGAACTGGGGATGAAAAATATTAAATTAATCCACGCCAACGATAGCCAATCGGACTGCGGATCCCAAAAAGACCGTCATGAACATATTGGAAAAGGCAAAATTGGCTTGGAAGCATTTAAAAATATAGTTTCTTTCGCCAAGAAAAATAGCATGGATATGCTCTGTGAAACCGAATGGCCGGGAGTGGAAGAAGACATAAAGATTTTGAAAACATTAAGAGATAAATAA
- a CDS encoding bifunctional oligoribonuclease/PAP phosphatase NrnA has product MHKFAREFNALRYVIKKSNKILLVAHSGPDGDTVGSVLALKEYLKDKRKLADIACFDPLPPLLGSAFPSQFEYPDHLDLKSYETVIAADSVERGFDKIKNQLLPNQVIVLLDHHPDITLKGDINIIDSSYSSVCEIVYDYLEFTNEQISKNIAASLMLGILSDTGNFQHSNTTARVMEIASSLMRKGISLSKIIDAALANKKISTLKLWGRAFEKAKINPKNGMIITALTKEDIEGCNASTDDIAQLASILNTVPGTKFSLILSERESGVIKGSLRSEDYKGVDVSAIARHFGGGGHILASGFEVKGRIVETDKGWEII; this is encoded by the coding sequence ATGCACAAATTCGCCCGTGAATTTAATGCCTTGCGTTACGTCATTAAAAAATCCAACAAAATTCTATTAGTTGCCCACTCCGGGCCTGATGGAGACACAGTGGGATCTGTCCTGGCGTTAAAAGAATATTTAAAAGACAAAAGGAAGCTGGCTGACATTGCCTGTTTTGACCCGCTTCCTCCTCTTTTGGGATCTGCCTTTCCTTCACAATTTGAATATCCGGACCATCTCGATCTTAAATCCTACGAAACGGTTATCGCTGCAGACAGCGTGGAAAGAGGGTTCGATAAAATCAAAAATCAACTTCTTCCAAACCAAGTTATAGTTCTTCTCGACCACCATCCCGACATTACTCTCAAAGGAGATATTAATATTATTGATTCTTCTTATTCTTCGGTATGTGAAATAGTTTACGATTATCTTGAATTCACCAATGAGCAAATAAGCAAAAACATTGCCGCCTCCCTAATGCTGGGAATCTTATCCGACACGGGAAACTTCCAGCATTCCAATACGACAGCCCGAGTGATGGAAATTGCTTCTTCCCTGATGAGAAAGGGAATTTCTTTATCCAAAATTATTGATGCCGCACTAGCCAACAAGAAAATTTCCACTCTCAAACTATGGGGGAGGGCTTTTGAAAAAGCTAAAATCAACCCTAAAAACGGGATGATAATTACCGCTCTTACCAAAGAAGATATTGAGGGATGTAATGCCTCCACAGATGATATCGCCCAGTTAGCGTCTATTCTTAACACCGTGCCTGGAACAAAATTCTCTCTTATACTTTCTGAACGCGAGAGTGGAGTAATCAAAGGGAGCTTGCGCTCGGAGGATTATAAAGGAGTGGATGTTTCTGCTATTGCCCGGCATTTTGGGGGAGGTGGGCATATCTTAGCCAGCGGATTTGAAGTGAAGGGTCGCATAGTAGAAACCGACAAGGGCTGGGAAATTATTTAA
- a CDS encoding ribosome-binding factor A: protein MSHRLEKINKLIKRQVAEIITRELDLKPGVFVTVAKVDTTPDLRYTRIFVSIFPEREANYVMETLKKEMYRLQGVLNKKLSTKPLPRIEFQLDKTESKADEVEKILIELE, encoded by the coding sequence ATGTCTCATCGCCTTGAAAAAATAAACAAACTAATTAAGCGCCAGGTGGCTGAAATTATAACCCGGGAACTTGACCTCAAGCCCGGGGTCTTTGTCACTGTGGCTAAAGTTGACACTACTCCTGATCTCCGCTATACTCGGATATTCGTGAGTATTTTCCCCGAGCGCGAAGCTAATTATGTTATGGAAACGCTTAAAAAAGAAATGTACCGCCTTCAGGGCGTTCTTAATAAAAAGCTTTCCACAAAACCGCTTCCACGGATTGAATTCCAACTCGACAAAACCGAATCAAAAGCCGACGAGGTGGAAAAAATACTTATAGAATTAGAATAG
- the infB gene encoding translation initiation factor IF-2 — protein MEIQKSTTEKTVRIPSSVTVKRFSELLGFPVSRIIMELLKNKILATINEEIDFETASIIAQDLGFKTEEDLESSAADVITLEKLVEICRKEKESGKNLQPRPPVVTILGHVDHGKTTLLDTIRKTNVVAGEAGGITQHISAYQVKKKGITITFVDTPGHEAFSAMRERGVSIADIAVLVVAADDGVRPQTKEVIEYLKEKKIPTIVAVNKIDKPGANIAKVKQELADNGILLEEWSGEIMSAEISAKKNIGIDELLEKIILLAEVEDFKADSKRDGLAVVLEAHLDPQKGPVAIVLIKTGTLKIGQDVVAGGSFGRIRKMEDYIGRNIMSAGPSTPVMIMGLNSTPQTNDILQVMSGKSAARLKSKELAGKLISDKAKLKQEREEAGIKKLNLVIKADVQGSLEAVEQILKAIKSEELSIEYIGTGVGNITESDVKLAESASAIIYGFNVEATPVAKRLAETSGTEIKSFKIIYELVQDVKNKMADMLPPEVIREDLGRLNVLAIFKTGKRDMIVGGRVTEGKLIKGSLIEVKRDGEIIGRGKLANLQQNKANTDEVSQGNECGITFEGDVKIKEGDALIVYKEEEKRRTL, from the coding sequence ATGGAAATTCAAAAATCAACAACTGAAAAGACGGTAAGAATTCCGTCATCGGTTACAGTCAAGCGCTTTAGCGAGTTGCTGGGATTCCCTGTTTCCCGGATTATTATGGAACTTTTGAAAAACAAAATACTGGCGACCATCAATGAGGAAATTGACTTTGAAACAGCCAGTATTATTGCCCAGGATCTGGGGTTTAAAACCGAAGAAGACCTGGAGTCCTCCGCCGCCGATGTAATCACTCTTGAAAAACTGGTTGAAATCTGTCGCAAAGAAAAAGAATCGGGAAAAAATCTCCAGCCGCGCCCGCCGGTGGTTACCATATTAGGACATGTGGATCACGGAAAAACGACTCTGCTTGATACAATCCGAAAAACTAACGTGGTGGCCGGTGAAGCCGGAGGAATTACCCAGCATATCAGCGCTTACCAAGTAAAGAAAAAGGGGATTACCATCACTTTTGTTGATACTCCCGGGCATGAAGCATTCTCTGCCATGCGGGAGCGCGGCGTTAGCATCGCGGATATCGCCGTCCTGGTGGTGGCCGCTGACGACGGAGTCCGCCCTCAAACCAAAGAAGTCATTGAATACCTGAAAGAAAAAAAGATTCCAACAATTGTCGCTGTTAACAAAATTGATAAACCAGGAGCTAATATTGCGAAAGTGAAGCAGGAATTGGCTGACAATGGAATTCTTCTTGAAGAGTGGAGCGGGGAGATTATGAGTGCTGAAATCAGCGCCAAGAAAAATATTGGCATTGACGAACTTCTGGAAAAAATTATTCTCCTGGCTGAAGTTGAGGATTTTAAAGCTGATTCAAAGCGTGATGGCCTAGCTGTTGTCCTTGAAGCTCATCTTGACCCACAAAAGGGTCCCGTTGCAATAGTCCTGATTAAAACAGGAACGCTTAAAATCGGTCAGGACGTTGTGGCTGGAGGAAGTTTTGGACGAATAAGAAAAATGGAGGACTATATCGGAAGAAACATTATGAGCGCCGGACCGTCAACTCCAGTTATGATCATGGGGCTAAATTCCACGCCCCAGACCAACGATATTCTTCAGGTAATGAGCGGGAAATCAGCAGCGCGGCTTAAATCAAAGGAATTGGCCGGAAAATTGATAAGCGATAAAGCCAAATTAAAACAAGAAAGGGAAGAAGCCGGAATAAAAAAACTCAACCTGGTTATTAAGGCCGATGTCCAAGGGTCGCTTGAAGCCGTTGAACAAATTTTGAAAGCAATTAAATCAGAAGAACTGTCAATTGAATATATTGGTACTGGCGTGGGAAATATTACTGAATCGGACGTAAAATTAGCTGAAAGCGCCAGTGCTATAATTTATGGTTTTAACGTAGAAGCCACTCCAGTGGCAAAGCGCCTGGCCGAAACCAGCGGCACGGAGATTAAGTCCTTCAAAATTATTTATGAGCTTGTTCAGGACGTAAAAAACAAAATGGCTGATATGCTTCCGCCGGAAGTTATCCGGGAGGACTTAGGAAGGTTAAATGTTTTAGCAATTTTTAAAACCGGCAAGCGCGACATGATCGTGGGAGGAAGAGTAACTGAAGGGAAATTAATAAAGGGCTCCCTGATTGAAGTAAAAAGAGACGGCGAAATAATTGGAAGAGGAAAATTAGCTAATCTTCAGCAAAATAAAGCGAACACTGATGAAGTCAGTCAGGGCAATGAATGCGGAATCACTTTTGAAGGAGACGTGAAGATTAAAGAGGGAGATGCTTTGATTGTGTATAAGGAAGAGGAGAAGAGAAGAACGCTTTAA
- a CDS encoding DUF4446 family protein: protein MNDWVQSNITILIISTLSLGILAIVFGIFNLLQIRSINKRSELFFAGKDGQNLEALIASHSKSLKELDKEIQELFEISNKINALSFRGLHKIGVIRFNPFKDIGGDQSFAIALLDGKNSGIVISSLHTREGTRVYAKPVIRGESKKYPLTEEEKQAIKIASPIKEEKV, encoded by the coding sequence ATGAATGACTGGGTCCAATCCAATATAACAATACTGATAATAAGCACCCTGTCTTTGGGAATTCTTGCCATTGTCTTTGGCATTTTTAACCTATTACAAATAAGATCAATAAACAAAAGAAGTGAATTATTTTTCGCCGGAAAAGACGGTCAAAACCTGGAAGCGCTTATCGCCAGTCACTCAAAATCCCTTAAAGAACTGGACAAAGAAATTCAGGAACTTTTCGAAATATCAAATAAAATCAACGCGCTTTCATTTCGGGGACTGCATAAAATAGGAGTGATTCGTTTTAATCCTTTCAAAGATATAGGCGGAGATCAGAGTTTTGCTATTGCGCTTCTTGATGGAAAAAATTCCGGCATTGTAATTTCTTCTCTTCATACCCGGGAAGGAACTCGGGTATACGCTAAGCCCGTTATCAGGGGAGAGTCCAAAAAATATCCGCTGACGGAAGAAGAAAAACAAGCGATAAAAATCGCCAGCCCGATTAAAGAAGAAAAAGTTTAG
- a CDS encoding class I SAM-dependent methyltransferase — protein sequence MQTGSSAIERFINPLSIIRQLDVVPGNVVADFGCGAGYFSIPFAQKIGKEGKVYCLDVLPQALEAVESRAKIMGITNIITRRVNLENKQGSKLDKESVDWVVLKDILFQNQQKEAIIEEVHRVLKPQGKTLIVEWNDKDFSIGPDKKLRVSLKTLSKTVGKHKFSIEKVLEAGNFHYAMVLAKH from the coding sequence ATGCAAACCGGATCTTCCGCAATTGAGAGATTTATTAACCCCCTGTCTATTATCAGACAACTGGATGTCGTTCCGGGAAATGTGGTGGCTGACTTTGGTTGCGGAGCCGGATATTTTTCAATACCTTTCGCTCAAAAAATAGGAAAAGAAGGGAAGGTGTACTGTCTAGATGTATTGCCGCAGGCGCTGGAGGCGGTGGAAAGCCGGGCCAAGATAATGGGAATCACCAATATTATTACCCGACGGGTGAATCTGGAAAACAAGCAGGGATCGAAACTCGATAAAGAAAGCGTTGACTGGGTAGTGCTGAAAGATATTCTTTTTCAAAACCAGCAAAAAGAAGCTATTATTGAAGAGGTACATCGGGTGCTAAAACCCCAGGGAAAAACACTGATAGTGGAATGGAATGATAAAGATTTTTCAATCGGGCCGGATAAAAAATTGAGAGTGTCACTGAAGACATTGTCGAAGACGGTAGGAAAGCATAAATTTTCCATTGAGAAAGTGCTGGAAGCCGGCAATTTTCATTACGCGATGGTTTTAGCAAAGCACTAA
- a CDS encoding extracellular solute-binding protein, giving the protein MQSKIKILVAFIVLTSLFFFSGCLKKKETVYKVNLEIWGVFDNSDAYGKIAQAYREINPFVGEIKYRKFEADNYKRDLLDALASGQGPDIFFFHNTWLPSFADKVEPAPDWLLGEQEFRQNFVDVAANDFLDKSKVYAVPLSVDSLALYYNKDLFNAEGITSPPATWKELVEDVKRLTKIDQFGNIVQQGAALGTAYNINRSTDVLGLIMMQKGAQMINEDRTQAAFGYPVTVGEKSIQAGEEAFDFYTQFARSSSPQYGWNSRMHYSIDSFFEGTAAMMINYSWHYPTIKSKNSKLNFAVAPVPQFQGTPPVNYANYWGLAVAKNKIISSPSNPQLTGSEEVVPDNKVRIHEAWQFLKFLAIRNNGKITLVNGITGNSKEFPVSIDPVVEYLKETGNPAARRDIIEKQKSDPILGSFVYGNLIAKNWYQTEPEAIETILAEAIDSVNRGKMTVRDALELAETRVSQLMRK; this is encoded by the coding sequence ATGCAATCAAAAATAAAAATACTGGTAGCTTTCATAGTCCTTACTTCTTTGTTTTTTTTCTCGGGTTGCTTGAAGAAAAAGGAAACCGTTTATAAAGTTAATCTGGAAATCTGGGGCGTTTTTGACAACTCCGATGCCTATGGAAAAATTGCCCAAGCATACCGGGAAATAAATCCTTTTGTCGGTGAAATAAAATACCGCAAGTTCGAGGCGGATAATTACAAGAGAGATCTTCTTGACGCTCTGGCTTCCGGACAGGGGCCGGACATTTTTTTCTTCCACAATACTTGGCTTCCTTCTTTTGCTGATAAAGTCGAGCCGGCTCCCGATTGGCTTCTGGGAGAGCAGGAATTTCGTCAAAATTTTGTGGATGTAGCCGCTAATGATTTTTTGGACAAAAGCAAAGTATACGCCGTGCCGCTAAGCGTTGATTCACTGGCACTTTACTATAATAAAGATTTATTCAATGCGGAAGGAATTACCTCCCCTCCTGCCACCTGGAAAGAGTTAGTAGAAGATGTTAAACGGCTTACCAAAATCGATCAGTTTGGAAACATCGTCCAGCAGGGAGCGGCTCTGGGAACAGCTTACAATATCAATCGGTCCACCGATGTTCTGGGTTTGATAATGATGCAAAAAGGTGCCCAAATGATCAATGAAGACAGAACTCAAGCTGCCTTTGGCTATCCTGTTACCGTTGGCGAAAAATCCATTCAAGCGGGAGAAGAAGCATTTGATTTTTACACGCAGTTTGCCCGCTCCAGCTCGCCCCAATACGGCTGGAATTCGCGGATGCATTATTCCATTGATTCTTTTTTTGAAGGAACAGCCGCGATGATGATCAACTATTCTTGGCACTATCCGACCATCAAAAGCAAAAATTCAAAGCTGAATTTTGCTGTTGCTCCCGTTCCTCAATTCCAGGGAACCCCTCCGGTCAATTACGCTAATTACTGGGGGCTGGCGGTGGCTAAAAATAAAATAATTTCTTCTCCTTCTAATCCGCAATTGACAGGAAGTGAAGAAGTGGTGCCGGACAACAAAGTGCGTATTCATGAGGCCTGGCAATTTTTGAAATTTTTGGCGATAAGAAACAACGGAAAAATTACTCTGGTAAACGGCATCACCGGAAACAGCAAGGAATTCCCCGTCAGCATTGATCCGGTGGTTGAATACCTGAAAGAAACCGGAAATCCGGCGGCGCGAAGGGACATTATTGAAAAACAAAAAAGCGACCCAATTCTCGGCTCCTTTGTTTATGGCAATTTAATCGCCAAAAACTGGTATCAAACCGAACCGGAAGCCATTGAAACAATACTGGCCGAAGCCATTGATTCGGTTAACCGGGGAAAGATGACTGTCCGCGACGCGCTGGAGCTGGCCGAAACGCGAGTGAGCCAGCTAATGAGAAAGTAA
- a CDS encoding PrgI family protein: MLFNVPQFIDVEDKVAGPFTAKQLLWMFGMGAVLLVLWNILEKPAFFVSAVPIVALFMALAFYRPYNQPLIRFILFSLLFLFRPKVYVWKRIPHKIASQAGKKKTPATMEKEKKKMLNPENIEALARVLDSEGRERNEKIMEIIKRNQKSK, encoded by the coding sequence ATGCTATTCAATGTTCCCCAATTTATTGATGTGGAAGACAAAGTGGCCGGTCCCTTCACGGCCAAGCAGCTTCTTTGGATGTTTGGAATGGGCGCGGTACTGCTAGTGCTCTGGAACATACTTGAAAAACCGGCTTTTTTTGTTTCCGCTGTTCCGATAGTTGCTCTTTTTATGGCTTTGGCTTTTTATCGCCCCTATAACCAGCCACTAATAAGATTTATTCTTTTTTCTTTACTGTTCCTTTTCCGCCCCAAGGTGTATGTGTGGAAAAGAATTCCTCATAAAATAGCATCTCAGGCAGGAAAGAAAAAAACGCCTGCTACGATGGAAAAAGAAAAAAAGAAAATGCTCAATCCGGAAAATATAGAAGCGTTAGCGCGAGTGCTGGACAGCGAGGGCAGGGAACGGAATGAAAAAATTATGGAGATAATAAAGAGAAATCAAAAATCAAAATGA
- a CDS encoding ATP-binding protein, whose protein sequence is MFDLGKNKKEKDTLLESEELYQAGEATIKDLIAPAAVKINANYIQIGETYTRTLFVITYPRYLHTSWFSPIINIDFPLDIAMFIHPVDTNEILKTLRKSTTRVQSEIHLEEEAGKIRDPILETALRDIEDLRDKLQQGTEKFFRFGLYMTVYGKSYDEVSKICQQIEAILEAQLVYVKPAVLKTEQAFSSTLPLANDELDVGNNLNTSPLSTTFPFVSSDLSSNEGILYGINRHNNSLILFDRFNMENANMVIFAKSGAGKSYSVKLEVLRSMMLGTNVMIIDPENEYKYLCETVGGTFVKISLDSHFHLNPFDLPKIKEDEDPEGVIRNTIANIIGLLHLMLGSVTPEEDSILDRAIRETYAVRDITPQSNFQSFTSNSFPTMSDLYEVLRNMEGAESLAMRLEKYTEGIFSGFLNNPTNVNIDNQLVVFNIRDLEEELRPVAMYVVLQFIWNEMRSELKKRLVVVDEAWVMMQNEDAASFMFGIAKRCRKYYTGLTTITQDITDFLASRYGKPIVTNSSIQLLLRQSPAAIETVVETFYLTDQEKFLLLESNVGEGIFFAGTKHVAIKIIASYSEDQIITSDPRQLLEIEQAKKEFGEEKM, encoded by the coding sequence ATGTTTGATCTGGGAAAAAATAAAAAAGAAAAAGACACACTGCTGGAAAGCGAAGAACTTTATCAAGCAGGAGAGGCAACTATTAAGGACTTGATTGCTCCGGCGGCGGTGAAGATTAATGCCAACTATATCCAAATTGGCGAGACCTACACCCGAACACTTTTTGTCATTACCTACCCCCGTTATCTTCACACTAGCTGGTTTTCGCCGATTATCAACATTGATTTTCCGCTGGACATCGCCATGTTTATTCATCCGGTTGATACCAACGAAATCCTGAAAACTTTGCGCAAATCCACCACCCGGGTGCAGTCAGAAATTCACTTGGAGGAAGAAGCCGGAAAAATTCGCGACCCGATTTTGGAAACCGCCCTTCGGGATATTGAGGACTTGCGCGACAAGCTTCAGCAAGGGACTGAAAAATTCTTTCGATTCGGTCTTTACATGACCGTTTACGGGAAGAGTTATGATGAAGTAAGCAAGATCTGCCAGCAAATTGAGGCCATTTTAGAAGCGCAACTGGTTTACGTGAAGCCGGCGGTACTTAAAACCGAACAGGCCTTTTCTTCCACGCTGCCGCTGGCTAACGACGAGCTGGATGTCGGGAATAATCTCAATACCTCCCCTCTTTCCACCACTTTTCCTTTCGTTTCTTCCGACCTTTCCTCCAATGAAGGAATTCTTTACGGCATCAACCGGCACAACAATAGTTTAATTCTTTTTGACCGGTTCAATATGGAGAATGCTAATATGGTGATTTTCGCCAAATCCGGAGCCGGGAAAAGTTATTCCGTGAAACTGGAGGTGCTGCGCTCGATGATGCTGGGGACAAACGTGATGATTATTGACCCGGAAAACGAATATAAATATCTGTGCGAAACGGTCGGCGGAACCTTTGTTAAAATTTCTTTGGACTCCCATTTTCACCTCAATCCCTTTGATCTTCCTAAAATCAAAGAAGACGAAGATCCGGAAGGAGTTATCCGCAATACCATCGCTAATATTATCGGTCTTCTTCATCTCATGCTCGGATCAGTCACGCCGGAAGAGGATTCAATTTTGGATCGAGCCATTCGAGAGACCTACGCGGTGCGCGACATTACTCCCCAGAGCAACTTCCAGTCGTTTACTTCCAATTCTTTCCCGACGATGTCCGATCTTTATGAAGTGCTGCGCAATATGGAGGGAGCGGAATCGCTGGCGATGCGTCTTGAAAAATACACCGAAGGAATTTTTTCCGGCTTTCTCAATAATCCCACCAACGTGAATATTGACAACCAGCTGGTAGTGTTCAACATTCGCGATTTGGAAGAGGAACTTCGCCCAGTGGCGATGTACGTTGTTTTACAATTCATCTGGAATGAGATGCGTTCGGAGCTAAAGAAGCGTTTAGTAGTAGTGGATGAGGCCTGGGTAATGATGCAAAATGAAGACGCCGCTTCTTTTATGTTTGGCATTGCCAAAAGGTGCCGCAAGTACTACACGGGACTTACCACTATTACTCAAGACATTACTGACTTTTTGGCTTCCCGCTACGGAAAGCCGATTGTCACCAACTCCTCGATTCAGTTGCTTCTCCGCCAGTCGCCAGCGGCCATTGAAACAGTAGTGGAGACGTTTTACCTTACCGATCAGGAGAAATTTCTGCTTTTGGAAAGCAACGTCGGGGAAGGAATATTTTTTGCCGGCACCAAGCATGTGGCGATTAAAATCATCGCTTCCTATAGTGAGGATCAGATTATTACTTCCGATCCACGCCAGCTGCTGGAAATAGAGCAAGCCAAAAAAGAATTTGGCGAGGAAAAAATGTAG